A single genomic interval of Oreochromis aureus strain Israel breed Guangdong linkage group 12, ZZ_aureus, whole genome shotgun sequence harbors:
- the LOC120442985 gene encoding lymphocyte antigen 6G-like, with translation MMQLYAALILCVTLSAACGLRCYTCRAADPKSCIDTTSCLPGFERCYSLKVVGLNAVTKGCLNSAACVWPMSCCEGNLCNSAIPTGPSAILLLVSSAILKFLF, from the exons ATGATGCAGCTTTATGCAGCTCTGATCCTGTGTGTGACTCTGTCTGCAG caTGTGGATTAAGATGCTACACATGCAGAGCAGCCGATCCTAAATCCTGCATAGACACCACATCTTGTCTTCCTGGCTTCGAGCGTTGTTACTCTCTCAAAGTAGTAG GTCTTAATGCAGTTACAAAGGGCTGCCTGAACAGTGCAGCATGTGTTTGGCCTATGTCTTGCTGTGAAGGGAACCTGTGTAACAGCGCTATTCCAACTGGTCCCAGTGCCATCCTGCTGCTGGTATCTTCAGCCATCCTCAAATTTCTTTTCTGA
- the LOC120442967 gene encoding lymphocyte antigen 6G-like, translating to MMQLYGALILCVTLSAACGLKCYTCAAADPKSCTDTTSCAFIFNRCFSGRVDGLNVVTKGCLNSVACVWPMSCCEGDLCNSTIPTGPSAILLLVSSAILKFLF from the exons ATGATGCAGCTTTATGGAGCTCTGATCCTGTGTGTGACTCTGTCTGCAG catgTGGATTAAAATGCTACACATGTGCAGCTGCAGATCCTAAATCCTGCACAGACACCACATCTTGTGCATTCATCTTCAACCGTTGTTTCTCTGGCAGAGTAGATG GTCTTAATGTAGTTACAAAGGGCTGCCTAAACAGTGTAGCATGTGTTTGGCCTATGTCTTGCTGTGAAGGGGACCTGTGTAACAGCACTATTCCAACTGGTCCCAGTGCCATCCTGCTGCTGGTATCTTCAGCCATCCTCAAATTTCTTTTCTGA